Within the Mycobacterium gordonae genome, the region ATCAGTCTTGTTGAGCAGCAGGACATCGGCGAACTCCACCTGGTCGACGAGCAGGTCCGCGATGCTTCGGTAATCACCGTCGGCGGCCGCTAACTGCCTGTCGGCCAATGCCTCACCACGAATAAGTTCGGACAGAAACGTTGCGGCATCGACGAGCGTGACCATGGTGTCGAGGGTCGCGACCTGAGACAGGCTGGACCCGTCCTCGAACTCCCAGGCAAAAGTCGCGGCGACCGGCATCGGCTCGGAGATGCCGGTCGATTCAATGATCAAGTTGTCGAATCGGTTCTGGCGGGCCAACAGCCCCACCGTGTCGAGCAGGTCTTGACGCAATGTGCAGCAGATGCACCCGTTGGTCAATTCGACCAGCGTTTCGTCAGTGCGATCCAGGTGGCCCTGCCCGGCGATCAGGGCGGCATCGATGTTGACCTCGCTCATGTCGTTGACGATCACCGCTACCCGGCGGCCGTCCCGGTTGGCCAGAATGTGGTTGAGCAGTGTGGTCTTGCCGGCACCGAGGAAGCCGGACAATACGGTGACCGGCAGAGGTAGGGGCGCCGCAGCAGCCATAGCTCATCGACTCCCGTAGCGGCGGCGGAATTTTTCCACCTGACCAGCCGAATCGAGCAAGCGCCGGGTGCCCGTCCAGAACGGATGAGAATCGCAGGTCACTTCCACCACGACAAGCGGATACGTCTGGATGCCCTCGGGCGTCTCGATGTCGATTGTTCGTGAACTGGTGACAGTCGACCGCGTCAGAAAAGTCTTTCCGGTAGTCGCATCTTGAAAAACCACCGGGCGGTAGTCCGGGTGGATGCCACTTCTCATCTTTCTCCTTCAGATCTAGCCGCTGCACACGAAGAGTCGGAGGCCTCCGACGAGCGCGGCGGCATACGACCGACCGCCCTCGCCGACTCGCGGGGCCAACTCACGGGGTGAGCTACCTCGCTCGCCTTATTGAAAACGATTTTCAATAAATCGCACTCTACATCCCTCGCGTTGGCCTGTCGAAGCCGTCGATAGCCCCGTGCATTCGCTGGAAGCTGGACACCAGCCATCAGCCTCGCCATCCCGGCGAACCCGCGTGACTCGACCCCCCGATGTCACCGTGTCGGGTGTCGCATGCCGCTGCGGTCACCGAGATTCAACGTCTGATCGATCGGTATCTTTCCCCGTCGCAGCAGCTCGGCCCTACGGTGTAGCGCGTGGCACACACGCATTCACACTCACTCGGCGCCGGCTCGAGCCGAGCCGCGCTCGGGCCGACATCGGCGAAGATCGTCGTTGGACTACTGGCAGCAATCGCCGCGTCGGTGGTGGCCGGCCTGGCGTGGCTGTGGCCGCACCAGCAGCATGTCGACATTCCGATGCCTTTCCAGAATTCGTCGGGTGGCGCTGTCACCACGGAGGCCGGACACGTGCTATCCAGCCAGCTGGGCGACTGTGGGAGCCCCTCAGCAAGTCAGGTGCTCACCACTTCGGCCCAGCCCGGCATGCCCGGTTCCGGACGGTGTGTGCTGACCATGGTCACAATCGATTCCGGACCAAACGCGGGCGCTTACACGGCATTTGAGTTCACCCCGGGTCCCGGTCAGCCCCACCTCACAGCGGGCGACCATATCCGGATCACGCGACAGGTCGACGCCGGAGGTGCGACCACTTATGCGTTCTACGACTACGAACGTGGCTGGCCGTTGGCGGCCCTGGCGATTGCGTTTGCGCTGGTCGTCGTCGTGGTCGCTCGCTGGCGGGGGCTACTGGCGCTGGTCGGTATCGTGGTGGCTTTCGCTGTGCTGGTGGCATTTCTGCTTCCGGCACTCCGAGAAGGCGCACCCGCAGTACCCGTAGCGGTGGTGGCGTCAGCGGTAATTCTCTACGCGGTGATCTATCTCGCGCATGGGGTGAGTCTGCGAACGAGCGCGGCCCTGCTGGGGACCCTGTCGTCGTTGTTCCTTGCCGCATTATTGTCCTGGGCCGCCATCGATCTGACCCACCTCACCGGCCTGTCCGACGAGCAGAACTCCGACGTCGCCGCCTATCTGGGCAACGTGTCGATCCGCGGATTACTGTTGGCCGGGTTCATCATCGGATCACTGGGCGTGCTCAACGACGTGACGGTCACCCAATCGTCGACGGTCTTCGAACTCGCACACCTGGGTGGAGACTCGTCGCGCCGCGCCATCTTCCTGGGCGCCATTCGAGTGGGCCGCGACCACATCGCCAGCACGGTGTACACGCTGGTGCTGGCCTACGCCGGGAGCTCGCTACCCCTGCTGCTGTTGTTCAGCGTCGCCAACAGATCATTGGGTGACGTGATGATGAGCGAGAGCATCGCCATCGAATTGGCCCGCTCTGCCGTGGGCGGGATCGCTCTGGCGCTCTCGGTGCCGCTGACCACGGCCATTGCGGTGATGCTAGCCAAACCCGGCGATCCTGCATCGGCCACGCCCGCTCCATCCGCCCGACCCGGCAGCAAATAGGTTGTGCTGCAGCGATATAGCCAGCCGACGCCCGTCCCCGCCCGCCACGAAGCCAATCGATCCCCGCGGGGCCGACCCACGCGGGTCACGTCGCGAGCCAACATATGCGAAAGCTACGATTTGAAAATGATTTTCAATAACGTTTAACTTGGCCTGTGCCTGGGCCTCTGCACGGACTACTGGCGGGCGGCGGTGATGACCTCGGCGCGCACGACGCGCGCCGACGGTCGCATGCCATCCACCTCGCCGAACATGTTCGCACCGTCCTTCAGCTGCCCGACGATATCGCCGTCACCGTACAACAGCTGACGTGCCGCGAGACCGATTGTCCGCCAATCGAGACGGCCATCGCCGTGCTCGCCTCACCGCCTCGGCGCTGGAACCTCCATCAACCCCTGCTCGAAATCACAGCTGACGTCGTGACCCGGCTCATCAGCGAACACCCGACCGGAGGCCGACATGACGACCACTGACGGACGTATTCCAGTCACGGTACTCACCGGATTCCTGGGATCTGGCAAGACAACTCTGCTCAACCGCATACTGCGAGAACGGCACGGCAGGCGTATCGCGGTGATCGAGAACGAATTCGGCGAGGTTGGGGTCGACGACGCCTTGGTGCTCGACGCGGAGGAGGAGGTGTTCGAGATGAACAACGGCTGCATCTGTTGCACTGTGCGCGGTGACCTCATTCGAATCCTCGGTGCACTCATGCGACGCAAGGACCGCTTCGACGCCATCATCATCGAGACCACGGGCCTCGCAGATCCCGCGCCTGTTGCACAGACCTTCTTCATGGACGACGTGCTGCGCGCACAGCTGCGCCTCGACGCGATCGTGACGGTTGTCGACGCGAAACATGTGCTGATCCACCTGGATGAGGTGAAGCCGGACGGAGTCGAAAATGAAGCGGTCGAACAGATCGCTTTCGCCGACCGGGTCGTACTTAACAAGCAGGACCTGGTCGACCCCGGGCAGATCGCCACCGTCACCGAGCGTATCCGCAGCATCAACGCCGCCGTGGTGGTGCTGCCCGCGGTGCAGTGTGACGTCGACCTGGCTGACGTACTCGACGTGCACGCGTTCGACCTGGAGCACGTCTTGGCGGCCGAGCCTGACTTCCTCGACCCCGACAACGAGCATCAGCATGACGCCTCCGTCAGCAGCGTAGGCATCGACATCGATGGCACAGTGAACGTCGAAAAGCTCAACGAATGGCTCGGAAAGCTGCTCGCCGAACGCGGCCCAGACTTGTTCCGCAGCAAGGGAGTATTGAATCTGGCCGGCACCGATCAGCGTTATGTGTTCCAAGGCGTGCACATGCTGCACGACGGTCAGCTTGGGGCGCCATGGCGGCAGGGTGAGTCCCGGCGCAACCGAATGATTTTCATCGGGCGAGATCTTGATCGCGTGGAGCTCCAAGAAAGTTTTCGCGCCTGCCTCTTGGATGCTCCCTTGCCGGCAGCGCGATGACGACAACGTCGGGCGCCGCGGTGAAAGAGGTGCTATGGCAGGCCGAACTGGGCGAGCCGGTACTGGGAATCGGCCCACTTGCCGACACCGTGATCGTCGGGGGATCTGAGGGCAACATTCTCGTTTCAGATGCCGACGGCCGCGAGCGGCTGCGTCTGGCGTGTGATGACTTTCTCCTGGCCATGGCCACCAGCCCAGACGGGTCACGGCTCGCGGTCGGTGGCGGCCAACGTCTTGTGTTGTTCGACCTTTCGAGCGGGTCAGTGCTGGCCGACATACCCCATCAGTGGTGCGGCTGCCTGGCCTGGGCCACCAAGACCGGCGACCTCGCCGCCAACGACGGACGATCGGTGCGGGTGTACACCCGCGACGGCCAACTCCGCTGGACTTCCCCGCCGCTGCAGAGCACGGTGGCCGGAGTGGCCTGGATGCGCGCGGACGGCCGAAGGCTGGCGGCTGCCGCATACCAGGGCGTCACGATCTTCGAGCCAGGTACCAATCGGACAATTGCCGAGCTGGCCGCGCCGGGAGCAATCGCCGGGATAGCGGTCGAGCCCAGGGGGCGCTGGGTGGTCGGCGGCAGCCAGGACGCCACACTGCATGGCTGGAATGTGCGTGACCGCAGCGACTTTCAGATGAGCGGATTTCCCAGACGGGTGTCTCGGCTTGCGTTCGAATCCGCAGGCCGGTGGATGTGCTGCGACAGTGGCGACACTGTCGTCTTCTGGGATTTCTCCGGTCGCGGCCCCACCGGGCGGCATGGGCTCGTCGCCGAGTGGCACAACGCGGATGTCACCGCCCTGGCCTGGTTACCGACGGACGGTCTCAACCCGGTCCTGATCTCAGGTGACGCTGGCGGCGGCGTTGCCTTGTGGCGGCTTCGGCCGAAAAGTCAGCCAGGTGGGCGGATCGGCCCTTTCTGGAAAACGGCTACCGGTGACCCGGTCGAAGCGGTGGCGGCCGCCGGCAATCGCATCTTCTCCGGCCACCGCTCCGGAGTGGTGCGCTGCTATGACTCCGGCTCCTCGGCGGGAAGCCGCTAAGCCTGGCCACCGCCACGGACATCGCTCGCGGAGCAACTACAGCGATCCGGACCGCCCATCTCACCAAAGGTGATTGCGTCCAACGCATCACACTGCTGTGGCCGGCAATATCTGCCGAGTTCTCAAGCCTCGCGGCATCCCGGGCACGTCCCGTAGAAATTGATGTAGTGAGCGATGTCGGCGAAGTGATACTGAGACGCGAATTCATCGGTGTGTTCTTCCAGAGATTTGGGGCTGAATGCCACCGCATGTCCGCAACGCCGACAGAGCAGGTAATGCGCGTGCTCGGTGCCGTCGTGCAGACGGTAGAGAACTTCCCCATCCTCGGCACGTTGGGTGGCGGCGATCTGCTCCTCGGCCAACGCGTGAAGGATCCGGTAAACCGTAGTCAACGCAACCAAGTCCGCCTGGCGCTGGCAGATTTCGAGGTAGAGCTGTCGGGCGCTGCGGAACTTGTCGCAGGCGCTCAGCGCATCCAGAACCGCTTGGCGTTTTGCCGTGCTTCGACGTCGTTGTCTTAACGGTGGCGCGGACATCGGGGCGCTCCTTCTGTGTTGCCTGGCGGGAACCGGTCCGGCGCACACGTCGATCTACCACCCCTGGATCACTGCGGCGGCCGCCTCATGATGAGCACGTCGGGGCCTTGCCTGATCCTTTCGCGTAGAACTGGTGCCGGTCATGTTACGGTAACCTTAATGAAGATGATTGTCATTATCGACCGAGGATGCCGATGACTCGTAGCACAGACTCGTCCACAATCGCCAGCGGCCATGCCGATGCGTACGCGCAGTCCGCGGAGTTCTACGAGGTGATGGCACTGCCGCACTGGGAGCCCAAGCGCGCCGTGCTGCAGTCGGCCCTGTCCGAAGCCGGCGAGATCACCGAGCCGATCGTTGATATCGGTTCTGGCACCGGACTTTCGACGATGGCGGTCGCAGAATCGGTGCCAGCTGTTCCAATCCACGCCGTCGAGCCTTCGCCTGCAATGCGCGCCGTGTTGATGTCGCGCATTCTCACCCGAGAAGACATAACCAACAGGGTGACCGTCCATGCAGAGACTGCTGAGCGCTTCACCCTGCCGGACCGAATCGGTGCCGCCGTGTTATTCGGGGTGATCGGTTTTCTCGACCCGCAAGCGCGAGAACACTTCTGGCAGAATCTGCGGCCACGACTGACGCCGCAGGCCCCAGTTCTCGTGGAGGTCATGGCCCTTGAGCAGCCCATGGAGATACCCGAGTTGATGATCGCTCAGCAGCAAGTCGGCAACCGCCGCAACGAGATACTGATTTCCGGCGAGCCTGCTGGTGTCGACGCAGAACTGTGGACCATGCGTTACGTGGTACGCGAAGGCGACTCGATCGTCAGGGAGTTCACCTCGAACTACACGTGGCACACCGTCGGTCTGGCCGCGCTCGCACGCGAAGCCAAAGCACACGACATGACCTTCCAACAGGTGCATCCCCTCATCGGCGTGATGCACCCGCGATGAGCGTGTTCAACGGCGGACTGAGCTGACCGGCTGACCAGAACCGCAGGTGGACTTGTCCTTGGGCACCTGAAAGACATCTCACGAAGTTAAAGGTCAAGCCGCGAGCTGGAGAGGAGGTGGGAACGCAACATGTTCGTCGTAGAGCTGGCCGGTGTGCAGGCAGTGGTGGAGTTGGCCGAGGAATTTGTTGAACAGGTGTCGTTGGGCTTGATGGTTCCAGTCTCCGGCTGCGCGGCGGGCGTCGAAGTGCCTGCGGGCTCCCGGGGAGGCGCGCAGCGATGCCAGGGCCCAGATCGGGCCGACAGCGTTGAGGCGACGGTTTTTGATATGGCGTTGCAGGACAGCGGTTTTCTTGCCGCTAGCACGGGTGATCGGCGCCGATCCGGCGAACGCTTTGAGTCCGCGGGCATCGGCGAAACGGGTGCGGTCGTCACCGATCTCGGCGAGCACCCGGGCACCGGCGAGCATCCCCAGTCCGGGGAAACTGGTGATGATCTTGGCGTCCGGGTGTTGGTCAAAATGGGCGATCGCCGCCTCGGCGAGTGCGTCGGCGGCAGCGCAGGCCGCGTCGAACTGGCTCAGCAGCGCGGTCAGGTGAATGCCCATCGCGTTCTCCACCACCGGTGGCTGGTGCAGGTAGGTGTCGGTGAAGATGTCGCGCAGCCGCTCGACGTCACGGTCGAGGTAGCGTTTGCGGCCGGCTTTGATCAGCAGCCGCCGCAACCGGGCCGGCGTCAGGTTGGCGGCCTGAGTGGGCGTCGGCGCGGCGGTCAGGACGGTGCGGGCATCGGCGCGGGCCAGTCCGCCTTCGGGCAGGCCGGCGAACGCGACCAGCGCGGCCGGGTAGAAGTCTTTGAGGAGATCGCGGATCTGATTGCCGACCTGCTGACGCGCCCAGACCGCGTCCTGCTGGGCCCGGGCCAACACCCGGATCGCTTGGGCCAGATCGGTATCGG harbors:
- a CDS encoding GTP-binding protein, coding for MAAAAPLPLPVTVLSGFLGAGKTTLLNHILANRDGRRVAVIVNDMSEVNIDAALIAGQGHLDRTDETLVELTNGCICCTLRQDLLDTVGLLARQNRFDNLIIESTGISEPMPVAATFAWEFEDGSSLSQVATLDTMVTLVDAATFLSELIRGEALADRQLAAADGDYRSIADLLVDQVEFADVLLLNKTDLVGQDTVNRVETTLRRLNPSAKIVRTVNGRVELSDVLDTGLFNPLAAEEVPGWDEEIAGGHIPETEEYGISSLTFRADRPFHPQRLDAALGQVRGLLRSKGFCWIASRPQIVAIWSQAGPNLVIEPAQYWSSTDMSPGQEIVFIGVRLDHASVRRLLVSALLTDLEFAAGQEHWTTFPDPLPKWEVAHTH
- a CDS encoding type B 50S ribosomal protein L31: MRSGIHPDYRPVVFQDATTGKTFLTRSTVTSSRTIDIETPEGIQTYPLVVVEVTCDSHPFWTGTRRLLDSAGQVEKFRRRYGSR
- a CDS encoding YibE/F family protein, which codes for MAHTHSHSLGAGSSRAALGPTSAKIVVGLLAAIAASVVAGLAWLWPHQQHVDIPMPFQNSSGGAVTTEAGHVLSSQLGDCGSPSASQVLTTSAQPGMPGSGRCVLTMVTIDSGPNAGAYTAFEFTPGPGQPHLTAGDHIRITRQVDAGGATTYAFYDYERGWPLAALAIAFALVVVVVARWRGLLALVGIVVAFAVLVAFLLPALREGAPAVPVAVVASAVILYAVIYLAHGVSLRTSAALLGTLSSLFLAALLSWAAIDLTHLTGLSDEQNSDVAAYLGNVSIRGLLLAGFIIGSLGVLNDVTVTQSSTVFELAHLGGDSSRRAIFLGAIRVGRDHIASTVYTLVLAYAGSSLPLLLLFSVANRSLGDVMMSESIAIELARSAVGGIALALSVPLTTAIAVMLAKPGDPASATPAPSARPGSK
- a CDS encoding CobW family GTP-binding protein, which produces MTTTDGRIPVTVLTGFLGSGKTTLLNRILRERHGRRIAVIENEFGEVGVDDALVLDAEEEVFEMNNGCICCTVRGDLIRILGALMRRKDRFDAIIIETTGLADPAPVAQTFFMDDVLRAQLRLDAIVTVVDAKHVLIHLDEVKPDGVENEAVEQIAFADRVVLNKQDLVDPGQIATVTERIRSINAAVVVLPAVQCDVDLADVLDVHAFDLEHVLAAEPDFLDPDNEHQHDASVSSVGIDIDGTVNVEKLNEWLGKLLAERGPDLFRSKGVLNLAGTDQRYVFQGVHMLHDGQLGAPWRQGESRRNRMIFIGRDLDRVELQESFRACLLDAPLPAAR
- a CDS encoding WD40 repeat domain-containing protein; protein product: MTTTSGAAVKEVLWQAELGEPVLGIGPLADTVIVGGSEGNILVSDADGRERLRLACDDFLLAMATSPDGSRLAVGGGQRLVLFDLSSGSVLADIPHQWCGCLAWATKTGDLAANDGRSVRVYTRDGQLRWTSPPLQSTVAGVAWMRADGRRLAAAAYQGVTIFEPGTNRTIAELAAPGAIAGIAVEPRGRWVVGGSQDATLHGWNVRDRSDFQMSGFPRRVSRLAFESAGRWMCCDSGDTVVFWDFSGRGPTGRHGLVAEWHNADVTALAWLPTDGLNPVLISGDAGGGVALWRLRPKSQPGGRIGPFWKTATGDPVEAVAAAGNRIFSGHRSGVVRCYDSGSSAGSR
- a CDS encoding Fur family transcriptional regulator, giving the protein MSAPPLRQRRRSTAKRQAVLDALSACDKFRSARQLYLEICQRQADLVALTTVYRILHALAEEQIAATQRAEDGEVLYRLHDGTEHAHYLLCRRCGHAVAFSPKSLEEHTDEFASQYHFADIAHYINFYGTCPGCREA
- a CDS encoding class I SAM-dependent methyltransferase is translated as MLQSALSEAGEITEPIVDIGSGTGLSTMAVAESVPAVPIHAVEPSPAMRAVLMSRILTREDITNRVTVHAETAERFTLPDRIGAAVLFGVIGFLDPQAREHFWQNLRPRLTPQAPVLVEVMALEQPMEIPELMIAQQQVGNRRNEILISGEPAGVDAELWTMRYVVREGDSIVREFTSNYTWHTVGLAALAREAKAHDMTFQQVHPLIGVMHPR
- a CDS encoding IS110 family RNA-guided transposase — translated: MINRRSQGTLRQYCGIDWATAHHDVAVINDDGKVVARGRVSNDAAGFAALLTLLAEAGDTAEDPIPIGIETDRGLFVAALRETGRVIYPINPLAASRYRARYSVSGAKSDATDAVLLANIVRTDPDAHRPLPADTDLAQAIRVLARAQQDAVWARQQVGNQIRDLLKDFYPAALVAFAGLPEGGLARADARTVLTAAPTPTQAANLTPARLRRLLIKAGRKRYLDRDVERLRDIFTDTYLHQPPVVENAMGIHLTALLSQFDAACAAADALAEAAIAHFDQHPDAKIITSFPGLGMLAGARVLAEIGDDRTRFADARGLKAFAGSAPITRASGKKTAVLQRHIKNRRLNAVGPIWALASLRASPGARRHFDARRAAGDWNHQAQRHLFNKFLGQLHHCLHTGQLYDEHVAFPPPLQLAA